CACCACAAAGCTGATGTTGATTTCCGACGCTCCTTGAGAGATAAGATGGATGGGGATGTCACGCAGAATGGAAAAAATGAGCCCCGGCATGCCGGCGGTCCGCCGCATGTGCTGGCCAACCAAACAGACGATGGCTTTGTGGTTCTGCACTTCCAACTGACTGAAATGGCTCAGCTCACGCTGGATCTCCGCCAACCGGTCTTTTTGATCGATGGTCACAGACACGCTGACCTCCGAAGTGGTCACCAGATCCACGCTGGTCTGATAGCGGTTGAAAATTTCGAAAATCGAAGAAAGAAAGCCGTAAGCCATCAGCATGCGCGTGGAGGTCACGGTCACCACTGTAATATCTTCTTTATAGGCGATGGATTTCACCACACACGCCTCGGCATCGCTCTCTGCGGCTTTGGGCGAGATCAGGGTGCCGTCCGCCTCCGGCCGCTGCGAATTGAGCACGGTGACCGGAATGTTCTTGCCCACCGCCGGCAGCAAGCTGGCCGGATGCAGCACTCTGGCGCCAAAATACGCCAACTCCGCTGCTTCCTGAAAAGTCATTCTGCGAATGCGTTTGGCTTCGGGAACCAGCGTGGGATCAGCGGTCAGCACGCCGTCGACATCGGTCCAGATCTCCACGGCAGCCGCATCCAGCATGGCGCCGATTAAGGTGGCGGAATAATCCGATCCCCCCCTTCCAAGGGTTGTGGTACGGCCGACGGCGTCAGCGCCGACAAACCCCTGCATCACCGGCACCACCGCGCGGTGGACCAAAGGCAGCAGCTGTTTGCGCGCCTGCTCCCTGGCAATTTCCCATTGCGGTTGTGCTTTGCCGAACTGTGAATCCGTGATCATCACCTTGCGACTGTCGACCATGACTGAATCCATGCCGGAAGAACATAAAAAGCGGCTCAGGATATGGGCGGACAGTAATTCCCCAAGGCTCAGCAGCTCATCCGAAACCGGCTTGGGCGTGTAGCCGGCCTGCATGATCGTCTCAACCAGTTTTTTCAGCCGCTCCTCCACCTCAAAGAGTATACGGCGCAGCCCGGCGTCGTCATCTAATCCCAGCTGATACAGCAGGGATCTATGCTGGGCCAGCAGATCGAGAATCAGCTTGAGCGCAGTTAATCGATCCCGTTGCGCAGCGGCGCGACCGATGGCCACCAGCACGTCTGTGACCTGACCGATGGCGGACACGACCACGATCGGAGCGCGTGTCAATCGGTTCTGGACAATGCCGCCGGCCCGGCGAATCGCCTCAGCCGAGCCCACGGAAGTGCCGCCGAATTTCATTACCAGCATATAAAATCACCTCATGCCTTGCTGCAGTAAATCAAGCACCAATTTTTCATACAGATCACAGGCGGTGATGAGTTCGTCCACGCCGACCTGCTCATCCTCGCGATGTGCGAAATGGATGGAACCAGGGCCCAGCATCAGGACGCGGCCCAGAGGGGACAGATAGGCGGCGTCAGAACCAAAGGCAACGGTCTTGACCGGATAGCCCGGCAGGGTGAAGAGCCGCTGCGGATGGGAGGCGCTCTGCACCTCGACACGGACCTCATCGTCTGCGTAGAGCTCCAATTGACGGCAGATCTCCTCCGGGGCAATGGCGAGTCGGAATATACCATCGGCTTGTGCATGATCGGCGATAATGTTGGCGCCGCGGCCGCCATGAAAGCGGCCGATGTTCACCGTGGTTTTGCCGAACTCGGGGTCCTCCCCCCAATCGTGGTGCAGCAAGGTGAAGAGGATTTGCGTTAAGCGATGGATCGCCGAGCTGCCGCGATCCGGATAGCCCGAATGACCGCTGCGGCCGCGGACGGTGATGCGAAAGACCAATGCTCCTTTCTGATGGCTGACCAGATGATTGTCCGTGGGTTCACCGAGAATGATATACTCGCCGTTCATACTTGAACGGGCCAACATTTTAGCGCCGTCCGAATCGTGCTCTTCGCCGACGACGAGCAACAGTCCCACGTTGGCGCCCGGATGACGGCGCAACCGCTCCATGGCCGAGAGCATCGCCCACAGGCTGCCCTTGGCGTCGCAGGCGCCGCGGCCGTAAATGCGTCCGTTCTCTTCGCGATAACGTAAA
The nucleotide sequence above comes from bacterium. Encoded proteins:
- the lysC gene encoding lysine-sensitive aspartokinase 3, with protein sequence MLVMKFGGTSVGSAEAIRRAGGIVQNRLTRAPIVVVSAIGQVTDVLVAIGRAAAQRDRLTALKLILDLLAQHRSLLYQLGLDDDAGLRRILFEVEERLKKLVETIMQAGYTPKPVSDELLSLGELLSAHILSRFLCSSGMDSVMVDSRKVMITDSQFGKAQPQWEIAREQARKQLLPLVHRAVVPVMQGFVGADAVGRTTTLGRGGSDYSATLIGAMLDAAAVEIWTDVDGVLTADPTLVPEAKRIRRMTFQEAAELAYFGARVLHPASLLPAVGKNIPVTVLNSQRPEADGTLISPKAAESDAEACVVKSIAYKEDITVVTVTSTRMLMAYGFLSSIFEIFNRYQTSVDLVTTSEVSVSVTIDQKDRLAEIQRELSHFSQLEVQNHKAIVCLVGQHMRRTAGMPGLIFSILRDIPIHLISQGASEINISFVVDESDLPVVVRTLHERFFSGPLDPKIFVIN
- a CDS encoding M20/M25/M40 family metallo-hydrolase, translating into MFHLLKTLIDTDSCTGRESALGHWLCHWLMQRGYQVERQEVDADRFNLIVRACPSPAVWLCTHLDTVEPFLRYREENGRIYGRGACDAKGSLWAMLSAMERLRRHPGANVGLLLVVGEEHDSDGAKMLARSSMNGEYIILGEPTDNHLVSHQKGALVFRITVRGRSGHSGYPDRGSSAIHRLTQILFTLLHHDWGEDPEFGKTTVNIGRFHGGRGANIIADHAQADGIFRLAIAPEEICRQLELYADDEVRVEVQSASHPQRLFTLPGYPVKTVAFGSDAAYLSPLGRVLMLGPGSIHFAHREDEQVGVDELITACDLYEKLVLDLLQQGMR